From Plasmodium brasilianum strain Bolivian I chromosome 5, whole genome shotgun sequence, the proteins below share one genomic window:
- a CDS encoding eukaryotic initiation factor 4A-III, translating to MEHNDYYKSSEKYEICTSFENIGIDEGLLRGIYAYGFEKPSAIQQRGIKPILSGRDVILQSQSGTGKTCVFAVGALNCVNRNLNETQIIILSPTRELAEQTQKVCLALADYIHVTIYCCIGGKRMSDDIKALNNGVHIISGTPGRIYHMLNLRHLKCKYIKQLVIDEADEMLNKGFKEQVYDIYRFLSPNTQIILSSATLPQEVLEITNKFMHKPVKILVKRDELTLEGIKQFFVSIEKEQWKYETLADLYESLTITQAVVFCNTKLKVDWLTKKMLESNFTVCKMHADMTQSERDDIMLKFRQCKFRVLISTDIWGRGLDVQEVSLVVNYDLPNSRESYIHRIGRSGRFGRKGVAISFVKNDDIKILRDIEQYYSTQIDEMPMNITELL from the coding sequence ATGGAACACAATGATTATTATAAGTCTTCAGAGAAGTATGAAATATGCACGAGCTTTGAAAATATAGGAATAGACGAAGGTCTGTTAAGAggaatatatgcatatggaTTTGAAAAGCCATCTGCTATTCAGCAAAGGGGTATCAAGCCTATATTAAGTGGAAGAGATGTAATTTTACAAAGTCAAAGTGGAACAGGGAAAACTTGTGTGTTTGCTGTAGGGGCATTAAATTGTGTTAATagaaatttaaatgaaactcaaataataatattgtcACCTACTAGAGAATTAGCAGAACAAACACAAAAGGTTTGTCTAGCATTAGCTGACTATATTCATGTAACAATTTATTGTTGTATAGGAGGGAAAAGAATGAGTGATGATATAAAAGCATTAAATAATGGGGTCCATATTATTAGTGGAACACCAGGAAGAATATATCATATGTTAAATTTAAGgcatttaaaatgtaaatatatcaaaCAGTTAGTTATTGATGAAGCAGATGAAATGTTAAATAAAGGATTTAAAGAACAAGTGTATGATATATATCGTTTCTTATCACCCAATACACAAATTATTCTATCATCAGCTACATTACCACAAGAAGTTTtagaaataacaaataaatttatgcatAAACCAGTGAAGATATTAGTTAAAAGAGATGAACTCACATTAGAAGGTATTAAACAGTTCTTTGTATCTATTGAAAAAGAACAATGGAAATATGAAACTTTGGCAGATTTATATGAAAGCTTAACTATTACTCAGGCTGTTGTTTTTTGTAATACTAAATTAAAAGTAGATTGGTTAACTAAGAAAATGCTTGAATCAAATTTTACTGTTTGTAAAATGCATGCAGATATGACTCAAAGTGAAAGAGATGATATTATGTTAAAATTTAGGCAATGTAAATTTAGAGTTTTAATTTCAACCGATATATGGGGTAGAGGATTAGACGTGCAAGAAGTTTCTCTTGTTGTTAATTATGATCTGCCCAATTCAAGAGAAAGTTATATCCACCGAATTGGACGTAGTGGGAGATTTGGAAGAAAAGGAGTTGCTATCAGTTTTGTTAAAAATGAtgacataaaaattttgaggGATATCGAACAGTACTATTCAACACAAATTGATGAAATGCCTATGAACATTACGGAATTGCTGTGA
- a CDS encoding methyltransferase produces the protein MGRVLLRKRLLLFLFLLLYITNIDEDNFLKECEKGLCVRVYEGGTNNNYNSNNYNDNNYNNYINNNYNDNNYNDNNYNDNNYNSNNYNDNNYNSNNYNNNYNSKIYYAFLLVQYVKEMKVHVINLLLRGANISPIFVSSKVIYGLYNDRNYSKISNFCYTKNLQKNGIVKLSNLFVPNTKFLILDKTDDEIYNYAQNRKGKHCADLEKEALFMHSFNDVSPEYLKTSYFVYEKDINNKLTEKNLNFILLNCGKKYKNAFKIEFRNNMNFLKDQFSCEDQEIYMLLMVILSFLFLVYYRKREVLRRGNNALIESVHCFSVLKVLSQIYESIFDCFVISILCYILNRRNNKAKSVDTYRTSLIYAVLKFLYTLSEIQNHQNLNLYSSMHSVIALPFVLHRIFIAVLIYNNSKNLLKEKKNMDEKLFIIFDTLLYNSWILSIPVLYFFMKNFSVHFTHLFIHFVNLSILILYNISGKKYEQLESKYPYIDLQFLGFTIKWGIHENGYWLTNLNYSFDYILSNLIVKYFKDKKARTVLDVGCGYGYYVNELNFHKIKSFGVDGNFKLVNSLKNENIYTLDATSEHFVPNLLEKINMSNKKEDMKKKDQLFEKSKAIKMSTENIRNILTFDYVLCLNVGEYIPKKKEEVFLKNLDRINRRGIIISWDIPNNFNIGTINEKKGEEILDLFLNNYCYTYDEKTSKMFRENCSNNVLKNCIYIFEKKKI, from the exons ATGGGAAGAGTACTACTGAGAAAGAGGCTGCTCCTCTTTTTGTTCCTTTTACTGTACATAACAAACATAGATGAGGATAATTTTCTGAAAGAATGCGAGAAAGGATTGTGTGTAAGAGTATATGAGGGAGGAACAAATAACAATTACAACAGTAATAACTATAACgacaataattataacaattacATCAATAATAACTATAACGACAATAATTATAACGACAATAATTATAACgacaataattataacagtaataattataacgacaataattataacagtaataattataacaataattataatagtaagatctattatgcttttttattagtaCAATATGTTAAAGAGATGAAGGTACACGTTATCAATCTGCTATTAAGGGGAGCAAACATAAGCCCGATTTTTGTATCATCTAAAGTAATATATGGACTGTATAATGATAGAAATTATAGCAAAATTTCAAATTTCTGTTACACGAAAAATTTACAGAAAAATGGAATTGTAAAATTGTCTAACCTTTTTGTGCCTAACACAAAATTTCTTATACTAGACAAAACAGatgatgaaatatataattatgcacAAAATAGAAAAGGGAAACACTGCGCAGATTTGGAAAAGGAAGCATTGTTTATGCATTCTTTTAATGATGTATCACCTGAGTATCTTAAAACATCCTATTTTGTatatgaaaaagatataaataataaattaacggaaaaaaatttaaattttattctacTTAATTGtggaaagaaatataaaaatgcgTTCAAGATTGAGTTCagaaataatatgaactTTTTGAAGGATCAATTTTCTTGTGAAGACCAAG AGATATACATGCTATTGATGGTTATATTAAGCTTCTTATTTTTGGTTTACTATCGAAAAAGAGAAGTGTTAAGAAGAGGAAATAATGCATTAATAGAATCCGTCCATT GCTTTAGTGTTCTCAAGGTATTGAGCCAAATATATGAATCAATATTTGATTGTTTTGTTATTTCAATactttgttatatattaaatagaagaaataataaagcgAAAAGTGTTGACACATACAGGACATCGCTTATATATGcagtattaaaatttttatacacTTTATCTGAAATACAAAATCATCagaatttaaatttatactCCTCGATGCACTCAG ttataGCACTTCCATTCGTTCTTCATCGAATATTCATTGCAG TGCTAATCTATAACAACAGCAAGAATCTtttgaaggaaaaaaagaatatggATGAGAAGCTCTTCATCATTTTTGATACCTTATT GTACAATTCGTGGATATTATCAATTCCtgtcctttatttttttatgaaaaatttttcagT GCACTTTACTCATTTGTTCATACATTTCGTTAACCtttctattttaatat TATACAATATCTCAGGAAAGAAATATGAACAGTTAGAATCAAAGTATCCATACATAGACTTaca ATTTTTAGGCTTTACAATAAAATGGGGAATTCATGAAAACGGGTATTGGTTAACCAACTTAAATTATTCGtttgattatattttatcaaacTTAAtcgtaaaatattttaaggatAAAA AAGCAAGGACCGTTTTAGACGTTGGGTGTGGTTATGGGTACTACGTGAATGAATtgaattttcataaaataaagtcCTTTGGTGTGGATGGTAATTTTAAGCTAGTTAATTCCCTGAAAAATG aaaatatatacacgcTTGATGCTACAAGCGAACATTTTGTGCCCAACTTGCTTGAAAAGATTAACATGTCcaacaaaaaagaagatatgaaaaaaaaagatcaaCTTTTTGAAAAGAGTAAAGCTATAAAAATGAGTAcagaaaatataagaaaCATTTTAACATTTGATTACGTGTTGTGTCTGAATGTTGGTGAATACATCCCTAAG aaaaaggaagaagtgTTTCTTAAAAATCTTGACAGAATAAACAGACgaggaataataatatcatgGGACATACCcaacaattttaatataggtacaattaatgaaaaaaaaggagaagaaATACTagatctttttttaaataattattgcTATACATATGATGAAAAGACTAGTAAAATGTTTAGAGAAAACTGCAGCAATAATGTCCTTAAAAATTGCATATACattttcgaaaaaaaaaaaatttaa
- a CDS encoding hypothetical protein (conserved Plasmodium protein), with product MGETLKVGMKKIEKRSCQSVNKIYNHHINVNEGNKDCKNSNNNIIFANGHKNNSIEEHNKNRKIANIRVNWVDYNNGRGGNDYASDNKKVSCIYKQAEMKAEKRDDKRGEKKENFISKIVGVEEKGKSKSITRMTTIMEPRGNTKDKMAINSNIVNNIKETSSEVPDGKNAFVKLNDKKIKNSKNLVNDKGQLLHISMKKDKTKMSVNNCNRKSFEKNGTNCSKTKNRENNENKKKNKNKKDLLNSLEINGIQIKNNKFILKFKDKLNKVHKYFFPIYKYGDETIARNKAILLKIHMYSCLYCQNGILCNFVENYTL from the coding sequence ATGGGAGAAACATTAAAAGTtggaatgaaaaaaatcGAAAAAAGAAGCTGTCAAAgcgttaataaaatttacaatcATCATATTAACGTGAATGAAGGAAATAAAGACTGTAagaatagcaataataatataatttttgcaaacggacacaaaaataatagtatagaggagcataataaaaatagaaaaatcgCCAATATAAGAGTGAATTGGGttgattataataatgggAGGGGTGGAAATGATTACGCATCGGATAATAAAAAGGTATCGTGTATTTATAAACAGGCAGAAATGAAAGCAGAAAAGAGGGATGATAAaagaggagaaaaaaaagaaaatttcatATCAAAAATTGTAGGAGTAGAAGAAAAGGGTAAAAGTAAATCGATAACACGAATGACAACAATAATGGAACCGAGAGGGAATACCAAAGATAAAATGGCCATCAATAGTAATATAGTTAATAACATTAAAGAAACTAGTTCAGAAGTTCCTGATGGTAAAAATGCTTTTGTAAAGTTaaacgataaaaaaataaaaaattcaaaaaatttagtaAATGATAAAGGacaattattacatataagtatgaaaaaagataaaacaaaaatgagcgttaataattgtaatagaaaaagttttgaaaaaaatggaacaaaTTGCTCCAAAActaaaaatagagaaaacaatgaaaataaaaaaaaaaataaaaataaaaaggatttACTTAATTCTTTGGAAATTAATGGAAtacagataaaaaataacaaattcattcttaaatttaaagataaattaaataaagttCATAAGTACTTTTTTcccatatataagtatggcGATGAAACTATTGCAAGAAACAAagcaattttattaaaaattcatatgtATTCTTGTTTATATTGTCAGAATGGTATTCTTTGTAATTTTGTAGAGAATTATACACTATGA
- a CDS encoding AP-4 complex subunit sigma yields the protein MIEFLLMVNKQGQTRLSQYYNHLSIEEKTILEGELIRKCLSRVDYQCSFLQYREYKIIYRRYASLYLIVGVTNQDVNEFAILEMIHNIIEILDKYYENVCELDIMFNIDKTHFIIDEIICNGEICDMNKTNVLRPILLMDKFSLKM from the exons ATGATTGAGTTTTTGTTAATGGTTAATAAACAAGGGCAAACCAGGTTAAGTCAGTACTATAACCACTTAAGTATCGAAGAGAAAACAATATTGGAGGGAGAACTAATAAGAAAATGCTTATCTCGAGTTGATTATCAGTGCTCTTTTTTGCAGTATagagaatataaaattatatacagaaG ATATGCTAGCTTATATTTAATAGTCGGTGTTACAAACCAGGATGTTAACGAATTTGCCATACTTGAAATGATTCATAACATTATTGAAATTCTAGATAAGTATTATGAAAATGTTTGTGAACTGGACATCATGTTTAATATTGATAAAACTCATTTTATAATTGATGAAATTATTTGCAATGGAGAAATTTGCGACATGAACAAAACGAATGTACTACGACCAATTTTGTTAATGGACAAATTCTctttaaaaatgtga
- a CDS encoding BSD-domain protein, with the protein MILYVRYNSVIIMGNKHSRRKKYELCEMQYEKEFELKFPWNEIIKWGSHDLNVDISIITIQNIIEYIKDITMDEETFFHMTEGNSLDAFHFDENFVLWAKSLLKEINNLKKVRYNVVPKLISENEFWLRYFSTIKMIIVKEAFKCTKN; encoded by the exons atgatattatatgttaGGTACAATTCTGTTATTATAATGGGAAATAAGCATAGCAGGAGAAAGAAATATGAGTTATGTGAAATGCAGTATGAAAAag aattCGAGTTAAAATTTCCCTGgaatgaaattattaaatggGGAAGTCATGATTTAAATGTAGATATAAGCATTATAacaattcaaaatataattgaatatataaaggATATAACAATGGATGAAGAAACCTTCTTTCATATGACAGAAGGAAATAGTTTAGATGCATTTCATTTTGATGAGAACTTTGTTCTGTGGGCAAAatcattattaaaagaaattaataatttaaaaaaagtaagatATAATGTTGTTCCAAAACTAATCAGCGAAAATGAATTTTGGCTTAGATACTTCTCTACCATAAAAATGATCATTGTTAAAGAAGCATTCAAATGTACCAAAaattga
- a CDS encoding hypothetical protein (conserved Plasmodium protein): MFKLNLDSYYYMYIKGLFKRKHLIVLLVNLIIILSFHKKTTGNFYILKNYLNILGYIDKKQGKNYNIIKESHYDPNETKKKNTWEEGGIPFLIHTTEDTNNYIDIKQYNNSFLKFLKNYIHIRNSYLYKWSFFYKIITPINILVKERQNSNLELIIKHEDILNSIVKITSLEKKKKKKKKKNKRRKKKNKKRNKKYQDDDDEEEEEDITNEKYQKYKRNRRRRKDDDIPMIEASTSYEDDDYRNRKRMIDEDSENDEDEEYPIEKKGKREKKKKHIDEDLELELKKKRKKARKRKRRDHDDEEEEDYIQFKPKRKKLRADKENDYTYKKHDLDEEDIKEKKHELEEVNDVVSELSTKKHLLEKAEDHMLKLLKTIHSLETKK; this comes from the exons atgtttaaattaaatttggatagctattattatatgtatataaaaggTCTATTTAAGAGAAAGCACCTTATTGTACTTTTAGTTAAccttattataattttatcttttcataAAAAGACAACAGGCAATTTTTAcatcttaaaaaattatttaaatatacttggttatatagataaaaaacaaggaaaaaattataatattataaaagaaagtCATTATGACccaaatgaaacaaaaaaaaaaaatacttggGAGGAGGGTGGtattccatttttaatacatacaaCAGAagatacaaataattatatagatataaaacaatataataactcatttttaaaatttttaaaaaactacatacatataagaAACAGTTACCTATACAAATGGagtttcttttataaaatcatAACTCCTATAAACATTTTAGTAAAAGAAAGACAAAATTCAAATttagaattaataataaaacatgaaGATATTTTAAACAGCATAGTTAAGATAACTTCACTT gagaaaaaaaaaaagaaaaaaaagaaaaagaacaagaggagaaaaaaaaaaaataaaaaaaggaacaaaaaataccaagatgatgatgatgaagaagaagaggaagatataacaaatgaaaaataccaaaaatataaaagaaatagacGTAGAAGAAAAGATGATGATATACCAATGATTGAAGCTTCTACATCGTATGAAGATGACGATTATCGGAACAGAAAGAGAATGATTGATGAGGATAGTGAAAATGATGAAGACGAAGAGTATCCCATTGAAAAGAAAgggaaaagggaaaaaaaaaagaaacatatcGATGAGGATTTAGAACTTGaactaaaaaagaaaaggaaaaaagcgagaaaaagaaaaagaagagacCATGACGATGAAGAGGAAGAGGACTATATACAATTTAAAcccaaaagaaaaaaattaagggccgataaagaaaatgattatacatataaaaaacatgatttagatgaagaagatataaaagaaaaaaaacatgaacTCGAAGAAGTAAATGATGTTGTCAGTGAATTATCAACGAAAAAACATCTTTTAGAAAAAGCTGAAGATCATATGCTAAAATTGCTCAAAACCATTCATTCGTtagaaacaaaaaagtaa
- a CDS encoding apical asparagine-rich protein AARP, which yields MCTKKTISLFLLFMCYYVDGKSVLRKKNRVFGNTQLTDKLDNKTAFLNLKNVKTHNENKERAVLHNNSEHLNKNSLEAKKNESFIFLKAKSKENENDDDEDSDDEEDENGGNQSDNNSENNSSNDEESDNNSIDDHNHNDNKGNNMQPNNYNHPMNNKNNNPNNSAYTALPPPPPVAYHPSSLPKTASGIVGHVVSKVFTTGLQLMGVP from the coding sequence ATGTGTACAAAGAAGACTAtaagtttatttttactttttatgtGTTATTATGTTGATGGGAAAAGTGTtttaagaaagaaaaatcgTGTGTTTGGTAATACTCAGTTAACAGATAAATTAGATAATAAAACagcttttttaaatttaaaaaacgtCAAAACgcataatgaaaataaggaAAGGGCAGTACTGCATAATAATTCTGAACATTTGAATAAGAATTCTTtagaagcaaaaaaaaatgaatcgttcatatttttaaaagccAAATCGAAAGAGAATGAAAATGATGACGATGAAGACAGCGATGATGAAGAGGATGAAAATGGAGGAAACCAAAGCGACAACAACAGtgaaaataatagtagtaatgaTGAGGAAAgtgataataatagtattgATGATCATAACCATAATGATAATAAGGGGAATAATATGCAACCAAATAATTATAACCATCCTATGAATAACAAGAACAATAATCCTAATAACAGTGCATATACGGCTCTTCCTCCACCACCCCCCGTAGCTTATCATCCTTCCAGCTTACCAAAAACTGCTTCAGGAATAGTAGGGCATGTCGTTTCGAAGGTTTTTACAACGGGCTTGCAGTTGATGGGCGTGCCATAG
- a CDS encoding glideosome associated protein with multiple membrane spans 2 → MYTYGVEGDDTYLPQAQYPSPYENQYQQDEDSPSPRGENHTPFIGYFSSHLLRTGFFLQCVSLVLMFVFYWAFGGTGIFVFDLYAGPECVKVSSSFHLTISILMAIYLLGTLYIAMFQVFVADNSKWCRGFRAGSKLLSAAVTLDLLSSILRLVQYLYAYFYMSMRWWARYQQTKSDWTLLHFGSIVHSFALFIYGAAFFYMEAYHDEGTYEELAWSNLTLFKLAGLAELLMVFSGFGAFFSILLLGAIMCATVWAFSFEPLLEKWSPELHSRDINADVLPEVKYDGEQCAYNEENVYEPYNVNPENIEYGEEMVQQNMKEKYVNGNSYDPNIYGQNNGIPTTYDYSQIEGQIKKNAEMGVSENNYVNTSQY, encoded by the exons atgtATACTTACGGCGTAGAAGGAGATGATACATATTTACCTCAAGCCCAATATCCTTCTCCCTATGAAAATCAATATCAACAAGATGAAGACTCACCAAGTCCAAGAGGAGAAAATCATACTCCATTTATAGGTTATTTTAGTTCTCATTTATTAAGAACGggtttttttttacaatgtGTATCCTTAGTATTAatgtttgtattttattgGGCATTTGGAGGAACgggtatatttgtatttgatTTATATGCAGGTCCAGAATGTGTTAAGGTTTCAAGTTCTTTTCATTTGactatatctatattaatggcaatatatttattaggtACATTATACATAGCCATGTTTCAAGTTTTTGTAGCAGATAATAGTAAATGGTGTCGAGGATTTAGAGCTGGGTCTAAATTATTATCAGCAGCTGTGACTTTAGATCTTTTATCTTCTATATTAAGATTAgttcaatatttatatgcatatttttatatgagtATGAGATGGTGGGCACGATATCAACAAACAAAATCAGACTGGACCTTATTACATTTTGGCAGCATTGTGCACAGCtttgctttatttatttatggagctgcttttttttacatgGAAGCTTACCACGATGAGGGTACCTACGAGGAGCTTGCTTGGTCCAATCTAACCTTGTTCAAACTGGCCGGACTTGCAG AATTGCTAATGGTGTTTTCCGGTTTTGGAGCCTTTTTCTCGATATTGTTGTTGGGAGCAATAATGTGTGCGACAGTTTGGGCTTTTTCTTTTGAGCCTTTGTTAGAAAAATGGTCTCCAGAATTACACAGTAGAGATATTAATGCAGATGTTTTACCGGAAGTAAAATATGATGGTGAACAGTGTGCATATAACGAAGAAAATGTTTATGAACCTTATAATGTAAACCCAGAAAATATCGAATATGGAGAAGAAATGGTTCAacaaaatatgaaagaaaaatatgtaaatggAAATTCTTATGATCCAAATATATATGGACAAAATAATGGTATACCAACCACCTATGATTATTCACAGATTGAAGGtcaaataaagaaaaatgctGAAATGGGTGTTtctgaaaataattatgtcaATACTAGccaatattga